The following are encoded together in the Bombus affinis isolate iyBomAffi1 chromosome 6, iyBomAffi1.2, whole genome shotgun sequence genome:
- the LOC126917454 gene encoding ubiquitin carboxyl-terminal hydrolase 7 isoform X4 — translation MNHVNDQENLKQLNLAPVQVNEVEEMDTQEGETPNDGGGDGNDTSPMNGESELACIVQDQEMEEDEARSEATFRYTVENLSKMKETQLSPPCYVRNLPWKIMIMPRSSQTQDRAPQKSLGFFLQCNGESESSWSCYAVADLRLLSCKEGQEPFSRKIQHLFYSKENDWGFSHFMTWQDVLDPDKGFIKDDSITLEVHVMADAPHGVSWDSKKHTGFVGLKNQGATCYMNSLLQTLYFTNQLRKAVYKMPTESDDSSKSVALALQRVFHELQFSDKPVGTKKLTKSFGWETLDSFMQHDVQEFLRVLLDKLESKMKGTCVEGTVPKLFEGKMVSFIKCKNIDYKSTRVETFYDIQLNIKGKKNIYESFNDYVSTESLDGDNKYDAGENGLQEAEKGVIFSSFPPVLHLHLMRFQYDPVTDCSVKFNDRFEFYEKISLGKYLQNKEATSADYTLHAVLVHSGDNHGGHYVVFINPAGDGKWCKFDDDVVSRCTKQEAIEHNYGGQDEDMSIAVKHCTNAYMLVYIRDSELENVLQEVKEEDIPQELVERLQEEKRLEQIRRKERTEAYLYITVNVLLEDNFDGHQGNDLYDPEHALYRVFRVRKQCTLHEFLELLSDSLKYPIEQIRLWPLNVRSNQTCRPMPIELENDLQKSIYQCAENPNVWNVFVELVPPDSDLTALPPFDKDTDVLLFFKLYDPKNKKIHYCGHHYMPVTAKVQELIPILNERAGFPPDTELALYEEIKPNLVEKIDNLTEPLEKVLEELMDGDIIVFQKEGDNQMYELPTCREYFKDLFHRVEVTFCDKIIPNDTGFTMELSLRMTYDQMARAVAQRLGTDPYLLQFFKCQTYKDSPGHPLKCTFEGSLKDLVSYCKPKAKKLYYQQLSIRVNELENKKQFKCIWVGPSLKEEKEIILYPNKNGTVATLLEEAKKQVELSENGSGKLRILEINSSKLSPGPREDVPLDNLNTSGTKLYRIEEIPNDELNLAEDEMLVPVAHFHKDIFSTFGIPFFFKIKHGEPFPKMKERLLKKLGVQEKEFEKFKFAVVTMGKPHFIMDSPEYCMDLADFRIHPNQIYPFLNAGTSPLRPWLGLEHVNKAPKRSRINYLEKAIKIYN, via the exons ATGAACCACGTTAACGATCAGGAAAATCTTAAACAGCTCAACCTGGCACCGGTTCAGGTCAATGAAGTCGAGGAAATGGATACACAAGAAGGAG AAACACCAAATGATGGTGGAGGAGATGGTAATGATACTAGTCCTATGAACGGAGAATCAGAATTAGCTTGTATAGTTCAAGATCAAGAAATGGAGGAAG aTGAAGCAAGATCAGAAGCAACATTTCGTTATACAGTGGAAAATCTTTCTAAAATGAAAGAAACCCAGTTGTCACCTCCATGTTATGTTCGTAATTTACCATGGAAAATAATGATAATGCCAAGGTCAAGTCAGACACAAGATAGAGCTCCTCAGAAATCTCTTGGTTTTTTTCTGCAATGTAATGGAGAAAGTGAATCGTCGTGGAGTTGTTATGCAGTTGCAGATCTTCGATTACTTTCTTGTAAGGAAGGACAGGAACCATTTAGTAGAA AAATTCAACATCTCTTCTATAGTAAAGAAAATGATTGGGGATTTAGTCATTTTATGACATGGCAGGATGTCCTGGATCCTGATAAAGGTTTTATTAAAGATGATTCTATTACACTTGAG gttCATGTCATGGCTGATGCTCCACATGGTGTCAGCTGGGATAGTAAAAAGCATACAGGATTTGTAGGCTTAAAAAATCAAGGTGCTACATGCTATATGAACTCTTTACTTCAAACTTTGTATTTTACGAATCAG TTACGTAAAGCAGTTTACAAAATGCCAACAGAAAGTGATGATTCTAGCAAAAGTGTTGCTTTGGCTTTACAAAGGGTATTTCATGAATTACAGTTCTCTGATAAGCCAGTAGGTACAAAAAAATTAACCAAAAGCTTTGGTTGGGAAACATTGGATTCATTCATGCAACATGATGTACAAGAATTTTTACGAGTG CTTTTAGACAAGTTGGAAAGTAAAATGAAAGGTACATGTGTAGAGGGTACAGTGCCAAAATTATTTGAAGGAAAGATGGTTTCATTTAtcaaatgtaaaaatattgattaCAAATCAACTAGAGTTGAAACTTTCTATGATATACAGTTaaatataaaaggaaagaaaaata TTTATGAGTCTTTTAATGATTATGTGAGTACTGAAAGTCTGGATGGTGATAATAAATATGATGCGGGAGAGAATGGATTACAAGAGGCAGAAAAGGGTGTTATCTTTTCATCATTTCCACCAGTGCTGCATTTACATTTAATGCGATTTCAATATGATCCAGTTACAGATTGTTCTGTAAAATTTAATGATAG GTTTGAATTCTACGAAAAAATAAGCCTTggcaaatatttacaaaataaagaAGCAACAAGTGCAGATTATACATTGCATGCAGTCTTAGTACACAGTGGGGATAATCATGGTGGGCATTATGTTGTATTTATCAACCCAGCTGGTGATGGAAAA TGGTGCAAATTCGACGATGATGTCGTCTCAAGGTGTACGAAACAAGAAGCTATTGAACACAATTATGGTGGTCAAGATGAGGATATGTCTATAGCTGTGAAACATTGTACGAACGCCTATATGTTGGTGTACATAAGGGACTCTGAGCTGGAAAATGTCCTACAAGAAGTCAAGGAAGAGGATATACCTCAAGAG CTGGTGGAGAGGCTGCAAGAGGAGAAGAGGCTGGAACAAAtacgaagaaaggaaagaacAGAAGCATACTTATATATAACCGTCAACGTCCTTCTTGAGGATAATTTTGACGGTCACCAAGGGAATGACTTATATGATCCAGAGCATGCTTTGTATCGTGTATTTCGCGTACGTAAGCAGTGTACCTTGCACGAGTTTCTCGAATTGCTGAGTGATAGCTTG AAATATCCAATAGAACAAATTCGTTTATGGCCATTGAATGTGCGTTCAAACCAGACTTGTAGACCAATGCCAATTGAATTAGAAAATGACCTACAAAAATCTATTTACCAATGCGCGGAGAACCCAAATGTTTGGAACGTGTTTGTTGAACTTGTTCCTCCAGATTCTGATCTAACAGCATTACCACCTTTCGATAAGGACACCGATGttctgctattttttaaattatacgaTCCCAAAAATAAGAAGATTCATTACTGTGGACATCATTATATGCCTGTCACAGCTAAAGTCC AGGAACTTATACCAATCTTAAATGAAAGAGCTGGTTTCCCACCTGATACAGAATTGGCTCTTTACGAAGAAATCAAACCAAACTTGGTAGAAAAGATAGACAACTTAACAGAACCATTAGAGAAAGTCCTTGAGGAATTAATGGATGGAGATATAATCGTTTTCCAAAAAGAGGGTGACAATCAAATGTATGAGCTTCCAACATGTAGAGAATACTTCAA AGACCTATTTCATAGAGTGGAAGTTACATTTTGTGATAAAATAATTCCTAATGATACTGGTTTTACAATGGAACTTTCATTAAGAATGACATACGACCAAATGGCAAGAGCTGTGGCACAGAGACTTGGTACAGATCCTTATCTTTTGCAATTCTTTAAATGtcaaac CTACAAAGATTCACCTGGTCATCCACTAAAATGCACATTTGAAGGTTCGTTGAAAGATTTGGTTTCTTATTGTAAACCTAAAGCAAAAAAGTTATATTATCAGCAACTTAGTATTAGAGTGAATGAACTCGAAAACAAAAAGCAGTTCAAATGTATATGGGTTGGTCCGTCTCTTAAAGAAGAGAAGGAAATTATTCTTTATCCTAACAAAAATGGAACAGTAGCAACATTGCTGGAAGAAGCTAAAAAACAAGTAGAATTATCAGAAAACGGATCTGGAAAATTAAGGATATTAGAAATTAATTCTAGTAAACTTTCGCCTGGTCCAAGGGAAGATGTACCTTTAGATAATTTAAATACATCTGGCACAAAATTATACAGGATAGAAGAAATTCCAAATGATGAGTTAAATTTAGCAGAAGATGAAATGTTGGTTCCTGTTGCCCATTTCCATAAGGATATTTTTTCAACATTTGGTATTCCCTTTTTCTTTAAAATCAAACAT GGTGAGCCTTTCCCAAAGATGAAAGAAAGACTATTGAAGAAGTTGGGGGTACAAGAAAAAGAATTTGAAAAG TTTAAGTTCGCGGTGGTGACGATGGGTAAACCACACTTTATTATGGACTCGCCAGAGTACTGCATGGACCTTGCAGATTTCCGTATTCATCCAAATCAAA tTTATCCATTTTTAAACGCAGGCACATCGCCACTTAGGCCTTGGCTCGGCCTAGAACACGTCAACAAAGCGCCAAAGCGCTCTCGTATCAACTACCTCGAAAAGGCcattaaaatttacaattaa
- the LOC126917454 gene encoding ubiquitin carboxyl-terminal hydrolase 7 isoform X2: MNHVNDQENLKQLNLAPVQVNEVEEMDTQEGETPNDGGGDGNDTSPMNGESELACIVQDQEMEEDEARSEATFRYTVENLSKMKETQLSPPCYVRNLPWKIMIMPRSSQTQDRAPQKSLGFFLQCNGESESSWSCYAVADLRLLSCKEGQEPFSRKIQHLFYSKENDWGFSHFMTWQDVLDPDKGFIKDDSITLEVHVMADAPHGVSWDSKKHTGFVGLKNQGATCYMNSLLQTLYFTNQLRKAVYKMPTESDDSSKSVALALQRVFHELQFSDKPVGTKKLTKSFGWETLDSFMQHDVQEFLRVLLDKLESKMKGTCVEGTVPKLFEGKMVSFIKCKNIDYKSTRVETFYDIQLNIKGKKNIYESFNDYVSTESLDGDNKYDAGENGLQEAEKGVIFSSFPPVLHLHLMRFQYDPVTDCSVKFNDRFEFYEKISLGKYLQNKEATSADYTLHAVLVHSGDNHGGHYVVFINPAGDGKWCKFDDDVVSRCTKQEAIEHNYGGQDEDMSIAVKHCTNAYMLVYIRDSELENVLQEVKEEDIPQELVERLQEEKRLEQIRRKERTEAYLYITVNVLLEDNFDGHQGNDLYDPEHALYRVFRVRKQCTLHEFLELLSDSLKYPIEQIRLWPLNVRSNQTCRPMPIELENDLQKSIYQCAENPNVWNVFVELVPPDSDLTALPPFDKDTDVLLFFKLYDPKNKKIHYCGHHYMPVTAKVQELIPILNERAGFPPDTELALYEEIKPNLVEKIDNLTEPLEKVLEELMDGDIIVFQKEGDNQMYELPTCREYFKDLFHRVEVTFCDKIIPNDTGFTMELSLRMTYDQMARAVAQRLGTDPYLLQFFKCQTYKDSPGHPLKCTFEGSLKDLVSYCKPKAKKLYYQQLSIRVNELENKKQFKCIWVGPSLKEEKEIILYPNKNGTVATLLEEAKKQVELSENGSGKLRILEINSSKLSPGPREDVPLDNLNTSGTKLYRIEEIPNDELNLAEDEMLVPVAHFHKDIFSTFGIPFFFKIKHGEPFPKMKERLLKKLGVQEKEFEKFKFAVVTMGKPHFIMDSPEYCMDLADFRIHPNQSTSPLRPWLGLEHVNKAPKRSRINYLEKAIKIYN, translated from the exons ATGAACCACGTTAACGATCAGGAAAATCTTAAACAGCTCAACCTGGCACCGGTTCAGGTCAATGAAGTCGAGGAAATGGATACACAAGAAGGAG AAACACCAAATGATGGTGGAGGAGATGGTAATGATACTAGTCCTATGAACGGAGAATCAGAATTAGCTTGTATAGTTCAAGATCAAGAAATGGAGGAAG aTGAAGCAAGATCAGAAGCAACATTTCGTTATACAGTGGAAAATCTTTCTAAAATGAAAGAAACCCAGTTGTCACCTCCATGTTATGTTCGTAATTTACCATGGAAAATAATGATAATGCCAAGGTCAAGTCAGACACAAGATAGAGCTCCTCAGAAATCTCTTGGTTTTTTTCTGCAATGTAATGGAGAAAGTGAATCGTCGTGGAGTTGTTATGCAGTTGCAGATCTTCGATTACTTTCTTGTAAGGAAGGACAGGAACCATTTAGTAGAA AAATTCAACATCTCTTCTATAGTAAAGAAAATGATTGGGGATTTAGTCATTTTATGACATGGCAGGATGTCCTGGATCCTGATAAAGGTTTTATTAAAGATGATTCTATTACACTTGAG gttCATGTCATGGCTGATGCTCCACATGGTGTCAGCTGGGATAGTAAAAAGCATACAGGATTTGTAGGCTTAAAAAATCAAGGTGCTACATGCTATATGAACTCTTTACTTCAAACTTTGTATTTTACGAATCAG TTACGTAAAGCAGTTTACAAAATGCCAACAGAAAGTGATGATTCTAGCAAAAGTGTTGCTTTGGCTTTACAAAGGGTATTTCATGAATTACAGTTCTCTGATAAGCCAGTAGGTACAAAAAAATTAACCAAAAGCTTTGGTTGGGAAACATTGGATTCATTCATGCAACATGATGTACAAGAATTTTTACGAGTG CTTTTAGACAAGTTGGAAAGTAAAATGAAAGGTACATGTGTAGAGGGTACAGTGCCAAAATTATTTGAAGGAAAGATGGTTTCATTTAtcaaatgtaaaaatattgattaCAAATCAACTAGAGTTGAAACTTTCTATGATATACAGTTaaatataaaaggaaagaaaaata TTTATGAGTCTTTTAATGATTATGTGAGTACTGAAAGTCTGGATGGTGATAATAAATATGATGCGGGAGAGAATGGATTACAAGAGGCAGAAAAGGGTGTTATCTTTTCATCATTTCCACCAGTGCTGCATTTACATTTAATGCGATTTCAATATGATCCAGTTACAGATTGTTCTGTAAAATTTAATGATAG GTTTGAATTCTACGAAAAAATAAGCCTTggcaaatatttacaaaataaagaAGCAACAAGTGCAGATTATACATTGCATGCAGTCTTAGTACACAGTGGGGATAATCATGGTGGGCATTATGTTGTATTTATCAACCCAGCTGGTGATGGAAAA TGGTGCAAATTCGACGATGATGTCGTCTCAAGGTGTACGAAACAAGAAGCTATTGAACACAATTATGGTGGTCAAGATGAGGATATGTCTATAGCTGTGAAACATTGTACGAACGCCTATATGTTGGTGTACATAAGGGACTCTGAGCTGGAAAATGTCCTACAAGAAGTCAAGGAAGAGGATATACCTCAAGAG CTGGTGGAGAGGCTGCAAGAGGAGAAGAGGCTGGAACAAAtacgaagaaaggaaagaacAGAAGCATACTTATATATAACCGTCAACGTCCTTCTTGAGGATAATTTTGACGGTCACCAAGGGAATGACTTATATGATCCAGAGCATGCTTTGTATCGTGTATTTCGCGTACGTAAGCAGTGTACCTTGCACGAGTTTCTCGAATTGCTGAGTGATAGCTTG AAATATCCAATAGAACAAATTCGTTTATGGCCATTGAATGTGCGTTCAAACCAGACTTGTAGACCAATGCCAATTGAATTAGAAAATGACCTACAAAAATCTATTTACCAATGCGCGGAGAACCCAAATGTTTGGAACGTGTTTGTTGAACTTGTTCCTCCAGATTCTGATCTAACAGCATTACCACCTTTCGATAAGGACACCGATGttctgctattttttaaattatacgaTCCCAAAAATAAGAAGATTCATTACTGTGGACATCATTATATGCCTGTCACAGCTAAAGTCC AGGAACTTATACCAATCTTAAATGAAAGAGCTGGTTTCCCACCTGATACAGAATTGGCTCTTTACGAAGAAATCAAACCAAACTTGGTAGAAAAGATAGACAACTTAACAGAACCATTAGAGAAAGTCCTTGAGGAATTAATGGATGGAGATATAATCGTTTTCCAAAAAGAGGGTGACAATCAAATGTATGAGCTTCCAACATGTAGAGAATACTTCAA AGACCTATTTCATAGAGTGGAAGTTACATTTTGTGATAAAATAATTCCTAATGATACTGGTTTTACAATGGAACTTTCATTAAGAATGACATACGACCAAATGGCAAGAGCTGTGGCACAGAGACTTGGTACAGATCCTTATCTTTTGCAATTCTTTAAATGtcaaac CTACAAAGATTCACCTGGTCATCCACTAAAATGCACATTTGAAGGTTCGTTGAAAGATTTGGTTTCTTATTGTAAACCTAAAGCAAAAAAGTTATATTATCAGCAACTTAGTATTAGAGTGAATGAACTCGAAAACAAAAAGCAGTTCAAATGTATATGGGTTGGTCCGTCTCTTAAAGAAGAGAAGGAAATTATTCTTTATCCTAACAAAAATGGAACAGTAGCAACATTGCTGGAAGAAGCTAAAAAACAAGTAGAATTATCAGAAAACGGATCTGGAAAATTAAGGATATTAGAAATTAATTCTAGTAAACTTTCGCCTGGTCCAAGGGAAGATGTACCTTTAGATAATTTAAATACATCTGGCACAAAATTATACAGGATAGAAGAAATTCCAAATGATGAGTTAAATTTAGCAGAAGATGAAATGTTGGTTCCTGTTGCCCATTTCCATAAGGATATTTTTTCAACATTTGGTATTCCCTTTTTCTTTAAAATCAAACAT GGTGAGCCTTTCCCAAAGATGAAAGAAAGACTATTGAAGAAGTTGGGGGTACAAGAAAAAGAATTTGAAAAG TTTAAGTTCGCGGTGGTGACGATGGGTAAACCACACTTTATTATGGACTCGCCAGAGTACTGCATGGACCTTGCAGATTTCCGTATTCATCCAAATCAAA GCACATCGCCACTTAGGCCTTGGCTCGGCCTAGAACACGTCAACAAAGCGCCAAAGCGCTCTCGTATCAACTACCTCGAAAAGGCcattaaaatttacaattaa
- the LOC126917454 gene encoding ubiquitin carboxyl-terminal hydrolase 7 isoform X1: protein MNHVNDQENLKQLNLAPVQVNEVEEMDTQEGETPNDGGGDGNDTSPMNGESELACIVQDQEMEEDEARSEATFRYTVENLSKMKETQLSPPCYVRNLPWKIMIMPRSSQTQDRAPQKSLGFFLQCNGESESSWSCYAVADLRLLSCKEGQEPFSRKIQHLFYSKENDWGFSHFMTWQDVLDPDKGFIKDDSITLEVHVMADAPHGVSWDSKKHTGFVGLKNQGATCYMNSLLQTLYFTNQLRKAVYKMPTESDDSSKSVALALQRVFHELQFSDKPVGTKKLTKSFGWETLDSFMQHDVQEFLRVLLDKLESKMKGTCVEGTVPKLFEGKMVSFIKCKNIDYKSTRVETFYDIQLNIKGKKNIYESFNDYVSTESLDGDNKYDAGENGLQEAEKGVIFSSFPPVLHLHLMRFQYDPVTDCSVKFNDRFEFYEKISLGKYLQNKEATSADYTLHAVLVHSGDNHGGHYVVFINPAGDGKWCKFDDDVVSRCTKQEAIEHNYGGQDEDMSIAVKHCTNAYMLVYIRDSELENVLQEVKEEDIPQELVERLQEEKRLEQIRRKERTEAYLYITVNVLLEDNFDGHQGNDLYDPEHALYRVFRVRKQCTLHEFLELLSDSLKYPIEQIRLWPLNVRSNQTCRPMPIELENDLQKSIYQCAENPNVWNVFVELVPPDSDLTALPPFDKDTDVLLFFKLYDPKNKKIHYCGHHYMPVTAKVQELIPILNERAGFPPDTELALYEEIKPNLVEKIDNLTEPLEKVLEELMDGDIIVFQKEGDNQMYELPTCREYFKDLFHRVEVTFCDKIIPNDTGFTMELSLRMTYDQMARAVAQRLGTDPYLLQFFKCQTYKDSPGHPLKCTFEGSLKDLVSYCKPKAKKLYYQQLSIRVNELENKKQFKCIWVGPSLKEEKEIILYPNKNGTVATLLEEAKKQVELSENGSGKLRILEINSSKLSPGPREDVPLDNLNTSGTKLYRIEEIPNDELNLAEDEMLVPVAHFHKDIFSTFGIPFFFKIKHGEPFPKMKERLLKKLGVQEKEFEKFAVVTMGKPHFIMDSPEYCMDLADFRIHPNQIYPFLNAGTSPLRPWLGLEHVNKAPKRSRINYLEKAIKIYN from the exons ATGAACCACGTTAACGATCAGGAAAATCTTAAACAGCTCAACCTGGCACCGGTTCAGGTCAATGAAGTCGAGGAAATGGATACACAAGAAGGAG AAACACCAAATGATGGTGGAGGAGATGGTAATGATACTAGTCCTATGAACGGAGAATCAGAATTAGCTTGTATAGTTCAAGATCAAGAAATGGAGGAAG aTGAAGCAAGATCAGAAGCAACATTTCGTTATACAGTGGAAAATCTTTCTAAAATGAAAGAAACCCAGTTGTCACCTCCATGTTATGTTCGTAATTTACCATGGAAAATAATGATAATGCCAAGGTCAAGTCAGACACAAGATAGAGCTCCTCAGAAATCTCTTGGTTTTTTTCTGCAATGTAATGGAGAAAGTGAATCGTCGTGGAGTTGTTATGCAGTTGCAGATCTTCGATTACTTTCTTGTAAGGAAGGACAGGAACCATTTAGTAGAA AAATTCAACATCTCTTCTATAGTAAAGAAAATGATTGGGGATTTAGTCATTTTATGACATGGCAGGATGTCCTGGATCCTGATAAAGGTTTTATTAAAGATGATTCTATTACACTTGAG gttCATGTCATGGCTGATGCTCCACATGGTGTCAGCTGGGATAGTAAAAAGCATACAGGATTTGTAGGCTTAAAAAATCAAGGTGCTACATGCTATATGAACTCTTTACTTCAAACTTTGTATTTTACGAATCAG TTACGTAAAGCAGTTTACAAAATGCCAACAGAAAGTGATGATTCTAGCAAAAGTGTTGCTTTGGCTTTACAAAGGGTATTTCATGAATTACAGTTCTCTGATAAGCCAGTAGGTACAAAAAAATTAACCAAAAGCTTTGGTTGGGAAACATTGGATTCATTCATGCAACATGATGTACAAGAATTTTTACGAGTG CTTTTAGACAAGTTGGAAAGTAAAATGAAAGGTACATGTGTAGAGGGTACAGTGCCAAAATTATTTGAAGGAAAGATGGTTTCATTTAtcaaatgtaaaaatattgattaCAAATCAACTAGAGTTGAAACTTTCTATGATATACAGTTaaatataaaaggaaagaaaaata TTTATGAGTCTTTTAATGATTATGTGAGTACTGAAAGTCTGGATGGTGATAATAAATATGATGCGGGAGAGAATGGATTACAAGAGGCAGAAAAGGGTGTTATCTTTTCATCATTTCCACCAGTGCTGCATTTACATTTAATGCGATTTCAATATGATCCAGTTACAGATTGTTCTGTAAAATTTAATGATAG GTTTGAATTCTACGAAAAAATAAGCCTTggcaaatatttacaaaataaagaAGCAACAAGTGCAGATTATACATTGCATGCAGTCTTAGTACACAGTGGGGATAATCATGGTGGGCATTATGTTGTATTTATCAACCCAGCTGGTGATGGAAAA TGGTGCAAATTCGACGATGATGTCGTCTCAAGGTGTACGAAACAAGAAGCTATTGAACACAATTATGGTGGTCAAGATGAGGATATGTCTATAGCTGTGAAACATTGTACGAACGCCTATATGTTGGTGTACATAAGGGACTCTGAGCTGGAAAATGTCCTACAAGAAGTCAAGGAAGAGGATATACCTCAAGAG CTGGTGGAGAGGCTGCAAGAGGAGAAGAGGCTGGAACAAAtacgaagaaaggaaagaacAGAAGCATACTTATATATAACCGTCAACGTCCTTCTTGAGGATAATTTTGACGGTCACCAAGGGAATGACTTATATGATCCAGAGCATGCTTTGTATCGTGTATTTCGCGTACGTAAGCAGTGTACCTTGCACGAGTTTCTCGAATTGCTGAGTGATAGCTTG AAATATCCAATAGAACAAATTCGTTTATGGCCATTGAATGTGCGTTCAAACCAGACTTGTAGACCAATGCCAATTGAATTAGAAAATGACCTACAAAAATCTATTTACCAATGCGCGGAGAACCCAAATGTTTGGAACGTGTTTGTTGAACTTGTTCCTCCAGATTCTGATCTAACAGCATTACCACCTTTCGATAAGGACACCGATGttctgctattttttaaattatacgaTCCCAAAAATAAGAAGATTCATTACTGTGGACATCATTATATGCCTGTCACAGCTAAAGTCC AGGAACTTATACCAATCTTAAATGAAAGAGCTGGTTTCCCACCTGATACAGAATTGGCTCTTTACGAAGAAATCAAACCAAACTTGGTAGAAAAGATAGACAACTTAACAGAACCATTAGAGAAAGTCCTTGAGGAATTAATGGATGGAGATATAATCGTTTTCCAAAAAGAGGGTGACAATCAAATGTATGAGCTTCCAACATGTAGAGAATACTTCAA AGACCTATTTCATAGAGTGGAAGTTACATTTTGTGATAAAATAATTCCTAATGATACTGGTTTTACAATGGAACTTTCATTAAGAATGACATACGACCAAATGGCAAGAGCTGTGGCACAGAGACTTGGTACAGATCCTTATCTTTTGCAATTCTTTAAATGtcaaac CTACAAAGATTCACCTGGTCATCCACTAAAATGCACATTTGAAGGTTCGTTGAAAGATTTGGTTTCTTATTGTAAACCTAAAGCAAAAAAGTTATATTATCAGCAACTTAGTATTAGAGTGAATGAACTCGAAAACAAAAAGCAGTTCAAATGTATATGGGTTGGTCCGTCTCTTAAAGAAGAGAAGGAAATTATTCTTTATCCTAACAAAAATGGAACAGTAGCAACATTGCTGGAAGAAGCTAAAAAACAAGTAGAATTATCAGAAAACGGATCTGGAAAATTAAGGATATTAGAAATTAATTCTAGTAAACTTTCGCCTGGTCCAAGGGAAGATGTACCTTTAGATAATTTAAATACATCTGGCACAAAATTATACAGGATAGAAGAAATTCCAAATGATGAGTTAAATTTAGCAGAAGATGAAATGTTGGTTCCTGTTGCCCATTTCCATAAGGATATTTTTTCAACATTTGGTATTCCCTTTTTCTTTAAAATCAAACAT GGTGAGCCTTTCCCAAAGATGAAAGAAAGACTATTGAAGAAGTTGGGGGTACAAGAAAAAGAATTTGAAAAG TTCGCGGTGGTGACGATGGGTAAACCACACTTTATTATGGACTCGCCAGAGTACTGCATGGACCTTGCAGATTTCCGTATTCATCCAAATCAAA tTTATCCATTTTTAAACGCAGGCACATCGCCACTTAGGCCTTGGCTCGGCCTAGAACACGTCAACAAAGCGCCAAAGCGCTCTCGTATCAACTACCTCGAAAAGGCcattaaaatttacaattaa